The Pedobacter mucosus genome window below encodes:
- the cysD gene encoding sulfate adenylyltransferase subunit CysD, which produces MSTYNFDYLDELEAEAIHILREVAGQFEKPALLFSGGKDSITLVRLAEKAFRPGKFPFPLVHIDTGHNFQETVDYRDKMVARIGEKLIVGSVQESIDEGKVVEQTGRNASRNALQTVTLLDTIAKYEFDACIGGARRDEEKARAKERIFSVRDEFGSWDPKRQRPELWNIYNGKIHKGENVRVFPISNWTELDVWNYIRREKIELPSIYFSHQRDCITRNGQLMAASPFLNMDNEDVIVRKQVRFRTVGDMSCTAAVESEATLIDDIISEISDSKISERGARMDDKVSEAAMEDRKKGGYF; this is translated from the coding sequence ATGAGTACATATAATTTTGATTATTTAGACGAATTAGAGGCCGAAGCTATTCATATTTTACGTGAAGTAGCTGGGCAATTTGAAAAACCAGCACTGTTATTTTCTGGTGGAAAGGATTCAATTACGCTTGTTCGTTTAGCAGAAAAAGCTTTTCGTCCAGGAAAATTTCCTTTTCCATTAGTACATATCGACACGGGTCATAATTTTCAGGAAACAGTTGATTACCGTGATAAAATGGTTGCCAGAATTGGTGAAAAATTAATTGTAGGTTCCGTTCAGGAATCAATTGACGAAGGAAAGGTAGTTGAGCAAACGGGAAGAAATGCCAGTAGAAATGCCTTACAAACGGTAACATTATTGGATACGATTGCGAAATATGAGTTTGATGCTTGCATCGGGGGCGCCCGCAGAGATGAAGAAAAAGCAAGGGCAAAAGAACGTATTTTTTCTGTTCGTGATGAATTCGGATCTTGGGATCCAAAACGTCAACGCCCTGAATTGTGGAATATTTACAATGGAAAAATCCACAAAGGAGAAAATGTTCGCGTTTTTCCAATAAGCAACTGGACAGAGCTTGATGTTTGGAATTATATCCGCAGGGAAAAGATAGAATTGCCAAGTATTTATTTTTCGCATCAAAGAGATTGCATCACCAGGAACGGACAATTAATGGCTGCTTCACCATTTTTAAATATGGATAATGAAGATGTTATAGTTCGTAAGCAAGTGCGATTCCGCACGGTTGGCGATATGTCTTGTACTGCTGCCGTAGAATCAGAAGCGACCTTAATTGATGATATTATTTCTGAAATCAGCGATTCAAAAATTTCTGAACGTGGTGCACGTATGGATGATAAGGTATCAGAAGCTGCAATGGAAGACAGAAAAAAAGGGGGGTACTTTTAA
- a CDS encoding phosphoadenylyl-sulfate reductase, whose amino-acid sequence MEKLEELKNDLKGLTTIDKLRFLANKFAGKIIFSTSFGWEDQAITHLIFSNNIPIKVFTLETGRLFPETYYVWNRTLEVYNKPIHAYYPKNELLQDMVNTKGPNSFYESVENRKECCYIRKIEPLKRALAGNEIWVTGIRADQSANREDMHDLEYDQGNNLIKFHPIFEWTLDDVKSYIKENNIVYNTLHDKGFPSIGCAPCTRAVQPGEDFRAGRWWWEDQSKKECGLHSTEAEGVKI is encoded by the coding sequence ATGGAAAAATTAGAAGAACTTAAAAACGATCTTAAAGGCTTAACTACCATTGATAAATTAAGATTTTTAGCAAATAAATTTGCTGGTAAAATTATATTTTCGACCAGTTTTGGCTGGGAAGATCAGGCGATTACGCATCTTATATTTTCGAATAACATTCCGATTAAAGTTTTTACTCTAGAAACTGGTCGCCTGTTTCCTGAAACTTATTATGTTTGGAACCGCACTTTAGAAGTTTATAACAAACCGATTCATGCTTATTATCCTAAAAATGAATTGTTGCAGGATATGGTGAATACCAAAGGGCCAAATAGCTTTTACGAATCCGTAGAAAACCGGAAAGAATGTTGTTACATCCGTAAAATTGAGCCTTTGAAAAGAGCATTAGCTGGAAACGAGATTTGGGTTACAGGAATTAGAGCTGATCAAAGTGCGAATCGGGAAGACATGCATGATCTGGAATATGATCAAGGTAATAACTTAATAAAGTTTCATCCGATTTTCGAATGGACTTTAGACGACGTAAAAAGCTATATTAAGGAAAATAATATAGTTTATAACACCTTACATGATAAAGGTTTTCCTAGCATCGGCTGTGCGCCATGTACTAGAGCAGTACAACCAGGCGAAGATTTTAGAGCGGGAAGATGGTGGTGGGAAGATCAATCGAAAAAGGAATGTGGATTGCATTCTACAGAAGCAGAAGGCGTAAAGATTTAG
- a CDS encoding TSUP family transporter — MQLHPDQENNADSFSVEEKGNQLFPVFIKLNKLRTLLIGAGNIGLEKLTAIVNNSHHAKITIVAEIISPEIYTLIANYPLIKVKQKSFDVDDLNDIDIVFAATNNIILNEEIRLVTHEKGLLINVADKPELCDFYLGSIVQKGDLKIAISTNGKSPTIAKRLRQILNEGLPAELDETLQNMSALRQTLVGDFSAKVKKLNKVTQSLINPRKSFAERNIKWLIWAAAILLIAAIGFSLWNTEPEFQTFLINIDPLFYWFLGAGFLFALVDGAIGMSYGVTTASFSLAMGLPPASASMAIHISEVMSNGIAGWMHYRMGNVNWKLFKILIIPAVVGAVLGAYILSSLEHYSAYVKPIVAVYTLILGGIILMKAFNIKRKKADQKIKKIGLLGFVGGFIDAAFGGGWGSIVLSSLIAGGRHPLFSLGTVKISRFFIATLSSLTFFTMLGGKHWEAVLGLIIGSAVASPIAARVSNKISAKTIMVAVGIIVMIVSLRSVIMFILKLI; from the coding sequence ATGCAACTACATCCTGATCAAGAAAATAATGCAGATAGTTTTTCCGTTGAGGAAAAAGGAAATCAGCTTTTTCCAGTTTTTATAAAGCTGAATAAGCTGCGTACTTTATTAATTGGTGCAGGAAATATTGGTTTAGAAAAATTAACAGCGATTGTTAATAATAGTCACCACGCTAAAATTACCATTGTAGCAGAAATTATTTCTCCGGAAATTTATACCCTTATTGCAAACTATCCGCTAATTAAAGTAAAGCAAAAAAGTTTCGATGTAGACGATTTAAATGATATCGATATTGTTTTCGCAGCAACAAATAACATCATTTTAAATGAGGAAATAAGGTTAGTTACGCATGAAAAAGGCTTATTAATTAATGTTGCTGACAAACCTGAATTATGCGATTTTTATTTGGGATCTATCGTTCAGAAAGGTGATTTAAAAATTGCCATTTCCACAAATGGTAAATCGCCAACCATCGCAAAACGCTTAAGACAAATTTTGAATGAAGGTTTGCCAGCAGAGCTGGATGAAACGTTACAAAATATGAGTGCGTTGCGACAAACCTTAGTTGGTGATTTTTCGGCAAAAGTAAAAAAGTTAAATAAGGTAACTCAAAGTTTAATTAATCCTAGAAAAAGCTTTGCTGAACGTAATATTAAGTGGTTAATATGGGCTGCTGCAATTTTACTGATTGCAGCAATTGGGTTTTCTTTATGGAATACAGAACCAGAATTTCAAACTTTCCTTATAAACATTGATCCATTATTTTACTGGTTTTTAGGCGCAGGGTTTTTATTTGCTTTGGTGGATGGCGCCATTGGCATGTCGTATGGCGTAACTACAGCATCGTTTTCTTTGGCAATGGGTTTGCCTCCCGCATCTGCAAGTATGGCGATTCATATTTCTGAAGTGATGAGCAACGGTATTGCGGGTTGGATGCACTACCGAATGGGAAATGTTAACTGGAAACTTTTTAAAATATTAATTATTCCAGCTGTAGTTGGAGCTGTTTTAGGTGCTTATATTTTATCTTCACTCGAACATTATAGCGCTTACGTAAAACCAATTGTTGCAGTTTATACACTGATTTTGGGTGGTATAATCCTAATGAAAGCTTTCAATATCAAAAGAAAGAAAGCAGATCAAAAGATAAAAAAAATCGGTCTATTAGGTTTTGTAGGTGGCTTTATAGATGCAGCTTTTGGTGGTGGTTGGGGTTCGATTGTTTTGTCAAGTTTGATTGCAGGCGGCAGACACCCATTATTTTCACTTGGAACGGTAAAAATAAGCAGGTTTTTTATTGCAACATTAAGCTCCTTAACTTTTTTTACCATGCTAGGTGGTAAGCATTGGGAAGCTGTTTTAGGTTTAATTATCGGCAGTGCGGTGGCTTCACCAATTGCTGCAAGGGTATCTAATAAAATATCTGCAAAAACCATTATGGTCGCTGTTGGGATTATCGTAATGATTGTAAGTTTAAGAAGTGTGATCATGTTTATCTTAAAATTAATCTGA
- the cobA gene encoding uroporphyrinogen-III C-methyltransferase: MVNQNKDSRITLLGAGPGDPDLLTIKGVKALQTADVVLYDALTNEALLEHAPAEAIKVYVGKRSGEHSYPQETINKLMIDYALNYGHVVRLKGGDPFVFGRGYEELDYAASYSIPVSVIPGISSSIGVPALQQIPVTHRGMSESFWVITGTTTSGEVSNDIYLAAESNATVVILMGLKKLSKIVEIFKAAGKHNLPTAVVQNGSAENEKLVVGVVETIEGLVEQQDVKAPALLIFGEVVSLHPSFKNLLREYATTS, translated from the coding sequence ATGGTTAATCAAAATAAAGATTCAAGAATTACCCTTTTAGGCGCTGGCCCTGGTGATCCTGATTTGTTAACAATAAAAGGGGTAAAAGCTTTGCAAACTGCCGATGTGGTATTGTATGATGCTTTAACAAACGAAGCGTTATTAGAACATGCACCCGCAGAAGCAATAAAAGTTTATGTTGGCAAACGTTCTGGGGAACATTCTTATCCGCAAGAAACCATTAATAAGCTAATGATAGATTACGCTTTAAATTATGGCCATGTGGTTCGTTTAAAAGGTGGCGATCCGTTTGTATTTGGAAGAGGTTATGAAGAATTAGATTATGCAGCTTCATATAGTATTCCTGTAAGTGTAATTCCAGGTATTTCAAGTTCTATTGGCGTTCCGGCTTTACAGCAAATACCGGTTACACACCGTGGCATGAGTGAAAGCTTTTGGGTAATCACCGGTACAACTACCTCTGGCGAAGTATCAAATGATATTTACCTGGCTGCAGAATCCAATGCAACTGTTGTTATTTTAATGGGTTTAAAAAAATTATCTAAAATAGTAGAGATTTTTAAAGCTGCTGGAAAACACAATTTGCCAACTGCAGTCGTTCAGAATGGTTCTGCAGAAAATGAAAAATTAGTGGTTGGGGTTGTAGAAACAATTGAGGGTTTAGTTGAACAACAGGATGTAAAAGCACCGGCTTTATTAATTTTTGGGGAGGTGGTTTCTTTGCATCCATCGTTTAAAAACTTATTGAGAGAGTATGCAACTACATCCTGA
- a CDS encoding HEPN domain-containing protein yields the protein MQSFRTELENSIVEQDIIDLENKIKAFRDGTIHDEKFRSLRLARGVYGQRQPGVQMIRIKLPFGKVTFKQLLRIADIADEYGSGNLHLTTRQDIQLHYVSLDRTPELWAKLEQDDITLREACGNTVRNVTASPNSGIDADEPFDVSPYAQAVFKYFLRNPICQEMGRKIKISFSSSEKDTAFSYIHDLGFIPKINETGERGFKVLFAGGLGAQPFLANAIHEFLPEDQLIPFTESVLRVFDRYGERTNRNKARLKYLVQKLGLDEVLRLVSEERIANKVKTFKIDTDTIPQPELPVEQEYAEVEILNETHYKHWLATNVIEQKQAGFYGVYVKVQVGDIKTDKARAFVDAIKPYVADEIRITQNQGLLLKFLRKDALPSLYSALNKIGYTTAGFDSLADITTCPGTDTCNLGISNSMTLAEVLEDVIYNDFPEFIYEKNIKIKISGCMNSCGQHGLAEIGFHGSSVKADGKVVPAVQVMLGGGTVGNGVGRVAERVIKVPSKRATSVLHFILNDFKANNLADENFHQFYDRKGKDHFYQLLKPLADLTNLQDEEFVDWGHVEQFATAIGVGECAGVVIDLVATLLLESDEKYNWAKQNLEKGAYADAIYHTYSTFVSAAKALLLDKSVNSSTQVGVIREFDNHYVESGEYNLPTNFSDLVLQINKNEPTAEFANSYFSQAEAFLSQIKVKRNERIIGL from the coding sequence ATGCAAAGTTTCAGAACAGAACTCGAAAATTCGATTGTCGAGCAGGACATTATCGATTTAGAGAATAAAATTAAAGCTTTTCGCGATGGAACCATCCACGATGAAAAGTTTAGAAGTTTACGTTTAGCTCGTGGTGTTTACGGACAGAGGCAACCGGGTGTACAAATGATTCGCATTAAATTGCCGTTTGGTAAAGTGACGTTTAAACAGCTTTTGCGTATTGCAGATATTGCTGATGAATATGGTAGTGGAAATCTACATTTAACTACCCGTCAGGATATTCAGTTGCATTATGTAAGCTTAGACCGTACTCCCGAACTTTGGGCCAAATTAGAACAAGATGATATTACCCTTCGCGAAGCTTGTGGAAATACGGTTCGAAACGTAACGGCTTCACCAAATTCTGGTATTGATGCTGATGAACCTTTCGATGTTTCTCCTTATGCTCAGGCTGTTTTCAAGTACTTTTTACGCAATCCAATTTGCCAGGAAATGGGGCGGAAAATTAAAATTTCCTTTTCATCAAGCGAAAAAGATACAGCGTTTAGTTATATCCATGATTTAGGATTTATCCCTAAAATAAATGAAACTGGCGAACGCGGTTTTAAAGTTCTGTTTGCAGGTGGTTTAGGTGCGCAACCTTTTTTAGCCAATGCCATTCACGAATTTTTACCAGAAGATCAGTTAATTCCTTTTACTGAATCTGTTTTAAGGGTTTTCGATCGTTACGGAGAACGTACCAATCGCAACAAAGCCCGTTTAAAATACCTGGTTCAAAAACTAGGTCTAGATGAAGTTTTACGTTTAGTTTCCGAAGAACGCATTGCTAATAAAGTAAAAACTTTCAAAATTGATACCGATACCATTCCACAGCCAGAATTACCCGTCGAACAGGAATATGCTGAAGTTGAAATTTTAAACGAAACTCACTATAAGCATTGGTTGGCAACTAACGTTATCGAACAAAAACAAGCGGGTTTTTATGGCGTGTATGTTAAAGTTCAGGTTGGTGATATCAAAACAGATAAAGCCCGTGCTTTTGTAGATGCAATAAAACCTTATGTTGCGGATGAAATCAGAATTACTCAGAACCAAGGTTTACTGTTAAAGTTTTTGCGTAAAGATGCGCTACCATCACTTTATTCGGCTTTAAATAAAATCGGTTATACCACTGCTGGCTTCGATAGTTTAGCAGATATTACCACTTGTCCGGGAACGGATACCTGTAATTTAGGTATTTCAAACTCCATGACGTTAGCCGAAGTTTTGGAAGATGTTATTTACAATGATTTTCCAGAATTTATTTACGAGAAAAATATCAAAATTAAAATTAGTGGTTGCATGAATTCTTGCGGTCAGCATGGATTAGCAGAAATTGGTTTTCACGGAAGTTCTGTAAAAGCCGATGGTAAAGTGGTACCTGCAGTTCAGGTTATGCTTGGCGGCGGAACCGTTGGAAATGGAGTGGGCAGAGTTGCGGAACGCGTAATTAAAGTTCCATCGAAAAGAGCCACCAGTGTTTTACATTTCATCTTAAATGATTTCAAAGCAAATAATTTGGCGGATGAAAACTTCCATCAATTTTATGATAGAAAGGGAAAAGATCATTTCTATCAGTTATTGAAACCGTTGGCAGATTTAACCAATTTACAAGATGAAGAGTTTGTAGACTGGGGCCATGTAGAACAATTTGCCACTGCAATTGGAGTTGGAGAATGTGCTGGCGTGGTAATCGATTTAGTTGCTACTTTACTTTTAGAATCTGATGAGAAATACAACTGGGCTAAACAAAATTTAGAGAAAGGCGCCTATGCTGACGCCATTTACCATACCTATAGCACTTTTGTAAGTGCGGCAAAGGCATTGCTTTTAGATAAATCTGTAAATAGTAGCACGCAGGTTGGCGTTATCCGTGAGTTTGACAATCACTATGTGGAAAGCGGCGAATATAACTTACCAACAAACTTTTCTGACTTGGTTTTACAGATTAACAAAAACGAGCCGACAGCAGAATTTGCAAACAGTTATTTCAGTCAGGCTGAGGCTTTTTTAAGCCAGATTAAAGTGAAAAGGAATGAGAGAATTATTGGATTATAG
- a CDS encoding RrF2 family transcriptional regulator produces MLSKKTKYAIKALVALGKNVEKPPMQISKIAEEEHIPKKFLEQILLDLRNAGFLYSKKGAGGGYSLNKKPEDIYLVHVMRVTDGPIAMVPCASLNFYHKCDECVDEKTCGIRSAFIDVRDATLKVLSETSIADVIGREDTLKLDL; encoded by the coding sequence ATGCTATCCAAAAAGACTAAATATGCCATTAAAGCTCTAGTAGCCCTTGGTAAAAATGTAGAAAAGCCACCGATGCAAATATCAAAAATTGCGGAGGAGGAGCATATTCCAAAAAAGTTTTTAGAACAAATTCTTTTAGATCTTCGTAACGCTGGTTTCTTATACAGTAAAAAAGGCGCTGGTGGTGGCTATAGCTTAAATAAAAAGCCTGAAGATATTTACTTAGTTCATGTAATGCGGGTAACTGATGGTCCGATTGCAATGGTTCCATGCGCAAGCCTAAACTTTTATCATAAATGTGATGAATGTGTTGATGAGAAAACCTGTGGAATCAGAAGTGCTTTCATCGATGTTAGAGATGCAACCTTAAAAGTTTTATCAGAAACGAGCATAGCTGATGTAATTGGTCGCGAAGACACACTGAAATTGGATTTGTAA
- a CDS encoding ATP-binding protein yields the protein MFKGIKILNINNQEISIEEKLFSVLCLFLIINSLTNIIANFILGMIWLLNLYIFLGIFFHVTVYYYSIKGKISDNGRFWYFVFNIASIVPAWFFNGGYIGSTPTFFIFYISFSMLSLFKRNRYFIILFFSITVISCLILENSFPNLVVPYPSNNTKNLDLLFAFLNVSALMIVMLISYKKVNDYDRFVIIKSKHRLELSKQELIAAKEDAEAANVAKSRFLASMSHEIRTPLNGITGASELLKLTKLNAEQAQLVNVLQASNNIMIDIVNDLLDISKIEANKMEIQRFPFSFRDCVTDVENILKTLYTNKNLKLILEIDANVPNILIADQTRYKQIIINLLSNAIKFTDFGYIKLSVKYDIRDNVASLYTIVEDTGIGIGSDDMDKLFLPFSQINLGITRKYGGVGLGLVICKKLIEMMGGSISATSKLSAGSEFKFSIPVEIQPDYPKQKNKHLPELNKVKSSSEINILIAEDNIFNQIILSKMLDKSGYKHSVAHNGLEALLKVSNEFFNIIIMDMQMPEMDGITSTIEILKFFKSQKHMPLPIIIGCSANAMAVDRNDCLNSGMSDFLSKPFTLEELRKMIAKWTNVNHVV from the coding sequence ATGTTTAAGGGAATCAAAATTTTAAATATAAATAATCAGGAAATAAGTATAGAAGAAAAACTATTTTCTGTTTTATGTTTATTTTTAATCATCAATTCTTTAACTAATATCATCGCAAATTTTATTCTTGGCATGATATGGCTATTAAATTTGTATATTTTTCTTGGTATCTTTTTTCATGTTACCGTTTATTATTATTCGATAAAAGGCAAAATTTCTGATAATGGAAGGTTTTGGTATTTCGTTTTTAATATTGCAAGTATAGTTCCTGCTTGGTTCTTTAATGGCGGTTATATTGGCTCAACCCCTACTTTCTTTATTTTCTATATCAGCTTTTCCATGCTTTCACTTTTTAAGAGAAACAGGTATTTCATTATCCTCTTCTTTTCAATAACAGTAATTTCATGCCTGATATTAGAAAATAGTTTTCCGAATTTAGTTGTTCCCTACCCAAGTAATAATACTAAGAATTTAGATCTGCTTTTTGCCTTTTTAAATGTTTCTGCCTTAATGATAGTGATGCTTATCAGCTACAAAAAAGTTAATGATTATGATCGTTTCGTAATCATTAAAAGCAAACATAGATTAGAATTATCAAAGCAAGAATTAATTGCAGCTAAAGAAGATGCAGAAGCGGCTAATGTTGCAAAGTCTCGCTTTTTGGCAAGTATGAGTCATGAAATACGTACGCCTTTAAATGGTATTACTGGTGCTTCAGAACTATTAAAGTTAACTAAATTAAATGCCGAGCAAGCTCAATTGGTTAACGTGCTTCAAGCAAGCAATAACATAATGATAGATATCGTTAATGATTTGCTCGATATTTCTAAAATTGAAGCTAACAAAATGGAGATTCAGCGGTTTCCGTTTTCATTTAGGGATTGCGTAACCGATGTTGAAAACATTTTAAAAACCCTATATACGAATAAGAACTTAAAATTAATACTAGAGATTGATGCTAATGTGCCGAATATTTTGATTGCAGATCAAACCAGGTATAAGCAAATCATCATTAACCTGCTAAGCAATGCCATTAAATTTACGGACTTTGGTTACATTAAATTATCGGTAAAATATGATATAAGAGATAATGTTGCAAGCCTTTACACGATTGTGGAAGATACAGGAATTGGAATTGGAAGCGATGATATGGATAAGCTTTTTTTACCTTTCTCACAGATAAATTTAGGGATAACCAGAAAATATGGCGGTGTTGGACTCGGTCTTGTAATTTGTAAAAAACTTATAGAAATGATGGGCGGCAGTATTTCTGCTACCAGTAAACTTAGTGCAGGATCAGAATTTAAATTTTCCATTCCTGTTGAAATACAACCTGATTATCCGAAACAAAAAAATAAACACTTACCAGAGTTAAATAAAGTAAAATCATCTTCCGAAATAAATATTTTAATTGCTGAAGACAATATTTTCAATCAGATTATACTTTCGAAAATGTTAGATAAATCTGGATACAAACATTCAGTTGCACATAACGGACTAGAAGCCCTGCTTAAGGTTTCGAATGAGTTTTTTAATATTATAATAATGGATATGCAGATGCCAGAAATGGATGGCATTACCTCAACAATCGAAATATTAAAATTTTTTAAATCACAAAAACATATGCCTCTCCCCATAATTATTGGCTGTAGTGCGAATGCAATGGCTGTAGATAGAAACGATTGTTTGAATTCTGGAATGAGCGACTTTTTATCTAAGCCATTTACTTTGGAAGAATTGCGAAAAATGATAGCCAAGTGGACAAACGTAAACCATGTCGTTTAA
- a CDS encoding metallophosphoesterase, whose product MKRKFNLLPILLISIIFFFLNAYVLTGLQSLYKSTWLSPVFWFIVLSLTFALIIAIRKLRSAGMNSFFQIISHVFLILFTAEIIFSAFLIIGDAYRLIFALPSSFEPEGYHVLTRNNAWLYFSLLMFALTVLVFGYGIAKGKYAYRVIKHTLYFEDLPEAFDGFTLTQISDVHAGSFTNPKEVQKGIDLINAQNSDLFVFTGDLVNNAAAEIIPYIKHFSQIKATYGQYSVLGNHDYGDYMKWPSEQAKVQNLSQLKSYHADLGFKLLLDEHIKITKGNDQIILMGIENWGIGFGERGDLNKALQGTKTDDFKILLSHDPSHWEAQVKNNPSKIQLSLAGHTHGMQFGIEAFGIKWSPVKYRYKHWAGILTENGRYLNVNRGFGFIGFSGRIGIWPEITVIELKKKSL is encoded by the coding sequence ATGAAAAGAAAATTTAACCTCCTGCCAATCCTCTTAATTTCAATAATATTTTTTTTCCTTAACGCTTACGTTTTAACTGGCTTACAATCGCTTTATAAATCTACATGGCTTAGTCCAGTATTTTGGTTTATAGTTTTAAGCTTAACATTTGCACTAATCATCGCCATCAGGAAGCTTAGAAGCGCTGGCATGAATAGCTTTTTCCAAATTATAAGTCATGTTTTTTTAATTCTATTTACTGCTGAGATAATTTTTTCAGCATTCTTAATTATTGGTGATGCCTACCGTTTAATCTTTGCATTACCATCCAGTTTTGAACCGGAAGGTTATCATGTTTTAACACGAAACAATGCATGGCTTTACTTTTCGTTATTGATGTTTGCGTTAACTGTTTTAGTTTTTGGATATGGAATTGCTAAAGGAAAATATGCATACAGAGTAATAAAGCACACTTTATATTTTGAGGATTTACCAGAGGCTTTCGACGGATTTACCTTAACTCAAATATCTGATGTTCACGCAGGAAGTTTCACAAACCCGAAAGAAGTGCAAAAAGGAATTGATTTAATCAATGCTCAAAACAGTGATTTATTTGTATTTACAGGAGATTTAGTAAATAACGCTGCAGCAGAAATTATACCTTATATTAAGCATTTCTCTCAGATAAAAGCAACTTACGGACAGTATTCCGTTTTAGGTAATCATGATTATGGCGACTACATGAAATGGCCAAGTGAACAAGCAAAAGTTCAAAATCTATCTCAATTAAAATCATATCACGCAGATTTAGGCTTTAAACTTCTACTAGATGAACATATAAAAATTACCAAAGGAAATGATCAAATCATTTTAATGGGTATAGAAAATTGGGGTATTGGTTTTGGGGAACGCGGCGATTTGAATAAAGCGTTACAAGGTACGAAAACAGATGATTTCAAAATTTTATTGTCACACGATCCTTCACACTGGGAAGCTCAGGTAAAAAACAACCCTTCTAAAATTCAGCTCTCTTTAGCTGGGCATACCCATGGCATGCAATTTGGAATTGAAGCTTTTGGTATAAAATGGAGCCCTGTAAAATATCGATACAAGCACTGGGCAGGAATATTAACGGAAAATGGCCGGTATTTAAATGTGAATAGAGGATTTGGCTTTATAGGCTTTTCTGGTAGAATTGGTATTTGGCCGGAGATTACTGTTATAGAGTTAAAAAAGAAATCGTTATAA
- a CDS encoding GDP-L-fucose synthase family protein — protein MVNQKYLENPEAKIYVAGHKGMVGSAIVRALENQGYKNIIKRTSAQLDLREQLAVDAFFAKEKPEYVFLAAAKVGGIHANNSFPADFLFQNIAIQNNVIEASRVNKVKKLMFLGSSCIYPKNSPQPIKEEYLLTGELEKTNDAYAIAKIAGLKMCEAYNAQYGCNFISVMPSNLYGLNDNYDLETSHVLPALIHKIYEAKKNNTHEVTIWGSGKPMREFLYADDLAQACIYLMKNYNETQIINIGSGTDLSIKELAETIASTLNYNGTLVFDASKPDGTDRKLLDVSRINAMGWKSTTSLKDGIGLAYLDFLKSYKQHDFEEYSGFYNKATA, from the coding sequence ATGGTGAATCAAAAATATTTAGAAAATCCAGAAGCTAAAATCTACGTAGCTGGACATAAAGGAATGGTAGGTTCTGCAATTGTACGAGCCCTAGAAAATCAAGGTTATAAAAATATAATCAAGCGAACTTCAGCTCAGTTAGATTTAAGAGAACAGCTTGCTGTTGATGCTTTTTTTGCAAAAGAGAAGCCAGAATATGTGTTTTTAGCTGCGGCGAAAGTTGGCGGTATTCATGCTAACAATAGTTTTCCGGCTGATTTTTTATTTCAAAACATAGCCATTCAAAATAATGTTATCGAAGCATCGAGAGTAAATAAGGTTAAAAAACTTATGTTTCTTGGTTCATCCTGCATTTATCCAAAAAATTCTCCACAACCAATTAAGGAGGAATATTTACTTACCGGCGAATTAGAAAAAACTAATGATGCCTATGCTATTGCAAAGATTGCTGGTTTAAAAATGTGTGAGGCATACAATGCTCAATACGGCTGTAATTTTATCAGTGTTATGCCAAGTAATTTATATGGATTAAATGATAATTACGATTTAGAAACTTCGCATGTTTTGCCGGCGCTTATTCATAAAATTTACGAAGCAAAGAAAAATAATACTCACGAAGTTACGATTTGGGGCTCTGGAAAGCCTATGAGAGAATTTTTATACGCTGATGATTTAGCTCAGGCTTGCATTTATTTGATGAAAAATTATAATGAAACTCAAATTATAAACATCGGTAGTGGCACTGACTTAAGCATTAAAGAGCTTGCAGAAACCATTGCAAGTACACTTAATTACAACGGCACATTGGTATTTGATGCATCAAAACCAGATGGTACAGATAGAAAATTGCTTGATGTTTCTAGAATAAATGCAATGGGCTGGAAAAGCACTACATCATTAAAAGATGGAATAGGTTTGGCTTATTTGGATTTTCTAAAAAGTTATAAACAGCACGACTTTGAGGAATACTCCGGTTTCTACAACAAAGCAACTGCATAA